AGGATCTCGGCATCCAGCAAGGCCCCGTGCAGCACCCGGTTCGAGTTGTCGATGCCAAACCGCCGGCACAGCGCATCCAGCGTGGCGGGCGAGCCCGGAAATTTGCGCCGGGCCATGCCCAGCGTGTCGATGGCCCGATCGAACGGAATCTCGGGCAGGCCCATCCAGCGCAGTTCGGCATTCAGGAACTTCATGTCGAAGGACGCGTTGTGGATGACCAAATGGGAATCGGCGACGAAATCGCGAAACGCCTGTCCGACTTTGGCAAAGACCGGCTTGTCGCGCAGGGTCACCTGGCCCGGTTCCGGCTGTTGCGGCGGCTCCAGGATATCGGGGCCGATGCCATGCACGCCAAAAGCCTCGGC
The window above is part of the Ruegeria pomeroyi DSS-3 genome. Proteins encoded here:
- the dnaQ gene encoding DNA polymerase III subunit epsilon, encoding MREIVLDTETTGFDPETGDRIVEIGAVELWNHIATGNTYHQYINPERMMPAEAFGVHGIGPDILEPPQQPEPGQVTLRDKPVFAKVGQAFRDFVADSHLVIHNASFDMKFLNAELRWMGLPEIPFDRAIDTLGMARRKFPGSPATLDALCRRFGIDNSNRVLHGALLDAEILAEVYLELIGGKQPDFGLSTVTTGDGPGQETAWRAMPRPTPLPARITEAERTAHAEFVEKLGENAVWKRA